A genome region from Arthrobacter agilis includes the following:
- a CDS encoding leucyl aminopeptidase: MTFASHKLIAADFDPLPSVNHQPGTRILVGEQDNLPSDGSADGSADVIGYATGPGLGGLEWLGMTQESLRVAGFEGKPGQALALPHLAGPAVVLVGCGAVEDLNEAALRDTAATFARASSRFRNASFVPPAELDLAPEALGKAVVEGVLLARYRYTELKSAPDVVPLETLRLVVPEADVPGATQGAEAGRLAARSTNIARDLANTPPGHLTAVAFADLTRSMAGTYGFGAETFDKDQLIAMGCGGLLGVNAGSTEEPRMIMLRYVPPGPPVQHLALVGKGIMYDSGGISLKPSDPMHFSMKMDMAGSAAIVGMMTALRDSGCPIPVTAFLMCTDNMPSGSAMKLGDVLTIRGGTTVEIKNSDAEGRLVMSDALVLATEESPRAIIDIATLTGAALMALGTRTAALFGNDQALLDRVAEAGRRTDEGVWQLPLEHRYRPQLDSHVADLSNMGGKYAGATTAALFLHEFVGGVPWAHIDMAGTMQSEDDDAWRSRGATGFGARLLLDVVMALDPGAGSPA, translated from the coding sequence GTGACCTTCGCCTCCCACAAGCTCATCGCCGCGGACTTCGACCCGCTCCCCTCAGTGAACCACCAGCCGGGGACCCGCATCCTGGTCGGCGAACAGGACAACCTCCCGTCGGACGGCAGCGCGGACGGCTCGGCGGACGTCATCGGTTATGCCACCGGCCCCGGCCTCGGTGGGCTCGAATGGCTCGGGATGACGCAGGAGTCGCTGCGCGTCGCCGGCTTCGAGGGCAAGCCGGGCCAGGCGCTCGCGCTGCCGCACCTGGCCGGACCAGCCGTCGTCCTCGTCGGCTGCGGCGCCGTGGAGGACTTGAACGAGGCGGCGCTCCGCGACACCGCCGCGACGTTCGCCCGGGCCTCCAGCCGCTTCCGGAATGCGTCGTTCGTACCACCCGCGGAGCTGGACCTGGCACCCGAAGCCCTGGGGAAAGCCGTCGTCGAGGGCGTGCTCCTGGCCCGCTACCGCTACACCGAACTGAAGTCCGCGCCCGACGTCGTGCCCCTGGAGACCCTCCGCCTCGTGGTGCCGGAGGCCGACGTCCCGGGGGCGACGCAGGGAGCCGAGGCCGGGCGCCTCGCCGCACGATCCACGAACATCGCCCGGGACCTCGCCAACACCCCGCCGGGACACCTCACCGCGGTGGCCTTCGCGGACCTCACGCGGAGTATGGCCGGGACCTACGGTTTCGGGGCCGAGACCTTCGATAAGGACCAGCTCATCGCCATGGGATGCGGCGGCCTGCTCGGCGTCAATGCCGGCAGCACGGAGGAACCGCGCATGATCATGCTGCGCTACGTGCCGCCCGGTCCGCCGGTGCAGCACCTCGCCCTCGTCGGGAAGGGGATCATGTACGACTCGGGCGGCATCTCGCTGAAGCCCTCGGACCCCATGCATTTCTCGATGAAGATGGACATGGCCGGTTCCGCGGCGATCGTCGGGATGATGACGGCCCTCCGGGACAGCGGATGCCCGATCCCCGTGACGGCTTTCCTGATGTGCACCGACAACATGCCCTCGGGCTCCGCGATGAAGCTCGGCGACGTCCTCACCATCCGCGGCGGGACCACCGTGGAGATCAAGAACAGCGACGCCGAGGGGCGCCTCGTGATGTCCGATGCCCTGGTCCTGGCCACCGAGGAGTCACCCCGGGCCATCATCGACATCGCCACGCTGACCGGCGCGGCCCTCATGGCCCTGGGTACGAGGACCGCGGCGCTCTTCGGCAACGACCAGGCCCTGCTGGACCGCGTCGCGGAGGCCGGCCGCAGGACGGACGAGGGCGTCTGGCAGCTGCCGCTCGAACACCGCTACCGCCCGCAGCTCGACTCCCACGTCGCGGATCTCTCGAACATGGGCGGCAAGTACGCCGGTGCCACGACGGCGGCCCTGTTCCTCCACGAGTTCGTGGGCGGCGTCCCGTGGGCGCACATCGACATGGCCGGGACCATGCAGTCCGAGGACGACGACGCCTGGCGGTCGCGCGGCGCCACAGGCTTCGGTGCGCGGCTGCTGCTGGACGTGGTGATGGCCCTGGACCCGGGCGCAGGATCACCGGCATGA